The following proteins are encoded in a genomic region of Thermococcus henrietii:
- a CDS encoding M48 family metallopeptidase, whose protein sequence is MLYFILALEVILVLKALGDIGLIMALSAMSTLALLYVWATRHKFGENLIPLEREEIPWLYDGIAELAKKARVQMPRVYLCDDYIPNAYSFGNTIVLSLGLFEVLDEDEIIAVAAHELGHIKNRDTKWFPLVTYGRFLMLITTLILLIAGNAAVKVAALTLYIAYELARSDFMKKREFLADETALRLLTIPMSLKRALEELKYYEDLRMNVRVNAVPSIEPGIEREKRFAFFTETHPSYEERILRITFEMNNLMRIKQVQ, encoded by the coding sequence ATGGCACTCAGCGCAATGAGTACTTTAGCCCTTCTGTACGTGTGGGCAACCAGACACAAGTTTGGGGAGAACCTGATTCCCTTAGAAAGGGAGGAAATACCTTGGCTCTACGACGGCATAGCAGAACTGGCCAAGAAAGCAAGGGTTCAAATGCCGAGGGTCTACCTGTGCGATGACTACATACCAAACGCGTACTCCTTCGGCAACACGATAGTCCTCTCTCTGGGCCTCTTTGAAGTGCTCGATGAGGATGAGATAATAGCCGTTGCCGCCCACGAACTCGGCCACATAAAGAACCGTGACACCAAGTGGTTCCCGTTGGTGACCTACGGCAGATTCTTAATGCTCATAACAACGCTAATACTGTTAATAGCGGGCAATGCCGCGGTAAAGGTAGCAGCTCTAACGCTCTACATAGCATACGAGCTCGCGAGGAGCGACTTCATGAAGAAGAGGGAATTCCTAGCGGATGAAACGGCCCTAAGATTGCTTACGATACCTATGAGCCTCAAAAGGGCTCTCGAGGAGCTCAAGTACTACGAGGACCTGAGGATGAACGTCAGGGTTAACGCTGTCCCAAGCATAGAGCCTGGCATAGAGAGGGAAAAGCGCTTTGCCTTCTTCACCGAAACCCATCCAAGTTACGAGGAAAGAATCCTTAGGATAACGTTTGAGATGAACAACCTGATGAGGATAAAGCAGGTGCAGTGA